The following DNA comes from Limnobacter sp. SAORIC-580.
TGGGGCCAGGCAGGGCTTATACCTCAGAGATTGTCGGCGATGCAACAAGACAAAGCCCCCGTGGGCCTGCAAGTTTCGCTTGAACGAAAGGCTGCCAATCAGGTCGAAATCCAGGTAAAAACCGAATGGCTTGATGAGCGTTATTCCGGTGGGCGCGTGTTTGTTGCCTTTTACGAAGACAATTTAAGCCAACAAGTGAAAGCAGGAGAAAATCGGGGAGAGTTATTGAAGCATGATCGGGTGGTTCGACACTTGAGCGATGCGAAAAAGGTATCCCCCGGATCCAGAATACAGGTGTTCAGGCACACACTGCCAGCCGACTGGAACCAGAGTAATGTAGGGCTGGGCGTTATTGTTGAGAACAATGAATCCAATACCGTTCTTCAAGCATTGAATGCACCAAAAGCCTTGAGCCAGTGCAGCTGAATATTGATTGAGTAATTGATAAACAAGGAAACACCACCATGCAACGTCGTACAGTTATCGCAGGTTTGGCCGCAATTGGCGCAGGTCTGTTTTTCACAAAACCCATGAGCTCGGTTGCAAGTATGAACAAGCTGAATAAGTCGGAAGCCGAATGGCTGAAAATCATCAAGAAAGACCAGTACAACGTGCTGTTCAAAGAGGCCACCGAGCGCCCATTCTCCAGCCCCTTGAACGACGAGAAACGCAAAGGCACGTATGTGTGCGCGGCCTGCAACCTGCCGCTGTTTCCTTCTCAATTCAAATACGACAGTGGCACTGGTTGGCCCAGTTTTTATGATGCCAACAAAGGCGCATTGAATACCAAAACCGATTACAAACTGATTTTGCCGCGCACCGAATACCACTGCAGCAATTGTGGCGGCCACCAGGGCCATGTGTTTGACGACGGCCCTGCCCCAACCGGCAAGCGATACTGCAACAACGGCTTGGCATTGGCGTTCGTTCCCGAAGGCCAAACATTACCCACAGTGCGCAAGGCGTAAAAAAATGACATATATGAAACTCAAAACAACCTTGACCGTAGCCTTGGGCTTGCTTGCGGCGACAGGCGCACAGGCTGAAACAAAAACCGCGGTGTTTGGAGGCGGCTGCTTTTGGTGCACCGAGGCTGACTTTGACAAAGTGCCTGGCGTGTTGAAAACAATTTCGGGCTACGCCGGTGGGCAATACAAAGACCCGGATTACAAGGTAGTAAGTGCCGGCCGCACGGACCACACCGAGGTGGTTGAAGTGACTTACGACGACACCAAAGTAAGCTACAGCCAGTTGGTCGAGTACTTCTGGAAAACCATCGACCCCACCGTGAAAAACCGCCAGTTTTGCGATGGTGGCACCCAATACCGAAGCGGGTTTTATTACCTGAATGAGGAACAGAAAAAAATTGCTGAAGCCAGCAAAGCCAAACTGCAGGCCGCTGGCAAATTCAAAACCATTTACACGGAAGTTGCGCCGGTGGTGAAATTTTATCCCGCTGAGGAATACCACCAGGACTACTACATTAAAAACCCTATTCGCTACGGCTATTACCGCAACGGCTGTGGACGGGACAAACGCCTTGAGGAATTGTGGGGCCCCAAAGCCAGTCGCTAATTCCCACCCATTAACGCATTTCTGGCAGAGAGAAATGGAAGGTGCTGCCCACACCCACCTGACTCTCTAGCCACACTTCGCCACGCATCAACTCCACCAATCTTCGGGTAATGGTCAGCCCAAGGCCCGTGCCTCCAAAATTTCGGGTAATCGACGAGTCGGCCTGCTCAAAAGGCTTGAAAATTGCACTGACCTTTTCAAACGGTACGCCAATGCCTGTGTCGCGAATTGAGCATTTCAGCAATTGGGCCCCGTGCATATCTTTGCCTGCCTGCACTTGAATGTATACGCCACCGCGCTCTGTGAACTTGATCGCATTGCCCACCATGTTGTTGATGATTTGCAAAAGGCGTACCGGGTCGCCCGCAAATTCTTTTGGGAACCCCTCTGAGAAAGTGCACTGCAACTCCAGGCATTTCGATTTGGCTCTTGGAATCATGGGGCCCAGTGCCTGTTCAAATATTCGCTTTGGATCGAACACCACCGTGTCAATGGTCATCATGCCGGCTTCAATTTTCGAGAAGTCCAGGATCTCGTTCACGATCAACAACAAGGTGTTGGCCGAATCATTGGCGACCTGTAAAAACTCTCGCTGAACCTTGGTCAGTTTGGTTTCCAGCGCAAGTTCTGTCATGCCAATAATGCCATTCAAGGGGGTACGAATTTCATGACTCATATTGGCCAGAAATTCGCTTTTGGCGCGGTTGGCACTTTCTGCAACTTCTTTGGCTTTGGACTCACCGTCCAAGTGTTCTGTGGTTCGCTTCAACTTCTCGAAGGCAGGTCGAAACTCGGTGGGCAAATTCTCAATCAACAATTCTGAGTCATCGCCAATGTCACTGGACGGCACGACGTCAAAGGTTTCAACGCGTTCAAGTGCACCCAACCAACGTTTCAAGGGAAACCAGATAATCAACATGCCGCCAATCAAGCCACCAACAGCACTGAGCATGGCCACACGAATCAAGCCCCAAAAACCTTCAGCAATCGCATCGACGGCAAAGGTAAAGCGCAGCACGCCGTAGTCATAACCACCAGCGTTAATGGCCCGGTTCACGTCGTAAAGTTGCTCAGCCACTTTGTCCCGCAACCAAGCGGGGGCAGTGCTTTTTAGAATGGCAGAGTTTTCACTTCGAATAATGCCCCCCGTCAAATCAATAAACTTGGCAGATGCAAACCGGGAGCCTGTAATTGCCTTGTTCAATGTGCGCTGAATGGTGTCGTAATCGCCGATTACCGCGCTGTCTGACACGGTTTGAGCAACCACTTCGATCATCATGTTGGCCGAGTCTTGAGCCTCTTCCAGCGTACTGTGGTATTGAAAACGAGAGAACGCTACAAAACTGATGGTAACGAACAAAAGCAAAGCCACGGTGTATAACAAAAACACGCGACCAATCAGCGATGATGGCAATAGACGAATTCGCTTCATCGCAAGGTCACACTGGCATTAACGCACCGCCATGGGTGCAGTGGCATAAAAACGGCGATAACTTTCATAATCCTTGTCATAGGCAGGCAGGAAGTGGCTGTTCGGATCCATACCCACCGACTCGGAGGCCTGCTTGAGAATCAATGCACCTGCTTTGCTTTTGTGCATATTGATAAAAGCGTTGGTGACGGCACGTACATCTTTTGTGCTCACCTTGCCAGAAGCCATCAAAGCCAAATCCAGGTAAGACTCCGACGTCCAAAGCACCCGGAATTTGGTGCCCTGCTTTTCTGTGAAACCATCGATCAAAGCCGAATTGCTGCCCACTGCTTTTGCTTTGCCTGCCAACAATTGAGCAAATGCCGCGTTCTGGTTGCCCGCAAATACTGCATTCACCTCGATTCCGCGATTCATCAATTCAGCCTGTGGCACCCGGTAGCCAATGAAAGCCTCCGGGCCAGCAAAAACCATGTCTTGCTTGCTCAGCTCTTCAAGCGTTCGAATTGGAGAATTGTCGAGTACCGCGATCTGACCCTGCAAGGCAGGCCCGGTGCGTCGCCCAAAAACCTTCCAGCCCAACTTGTCACGCTCTGGGCTGAACAGATGATTTGAAAACACAAACTCGACTTCTTGAGCCAATACGTAGGCAGTGGTATCGGCAGAAGTTCTGCCGATTTTGAGTTCAAGCTGAACACCGCTTTGCTGGCTGACATATTGAATAATCGGGTTCCAGTAGGCTGCTGTTTTGGGAATGTCCCACTGATTAACTGGCGAGAACCTGTAGACCGGTTGCTGTGCTTGGGCCTGCAGGCTGGTCATCAGCAAACACAGGGAAATTAACAAACGCAACATGCTTGGACTGCCCCATCTTGATTGTCAAAGGGCAAGGATAAAGCAATGATTGAAAAGTTAAACCATTAAACGATGAAAATTTCACAATTTAACTTTCCTTATACATTCTGTCGCACTTACACAAATCGCAAGCCTTTGAATTTCTCTCGCAACTCCGACTTTTGCACCTTGCCTGTTGCGCCAATCGGCATGGCGTCTACAAACTCAACATCGTCGGGAATGTGCATTTTGGTAATACGGCCTTCATAGAAATTCAGAATGTCTTGTTTGCTGACTTCTGCACCAGGCCTTTTCACAACAATCAGCAGGGGGCGCTCGTTCCACTTTTCATGGGGAATGGCGATCACCGCAGACTGAAGCACCGCCGGGTGAGACATGGCAATGTTTTCAAGATCAATTGAACTGATCCACTCCCCGCCCGATTTGATCACGTCTTTGGTGCGATCAGTAATTTGCATCAAGCCGTCCGGCGCCATGCGGGCCACGTCTCCAGTGGCAAACCAGCGTTTCCCCGTGGCATCGTGGCTGAAGGCTTTTGCACCATCACCACCGTAGTACTCGTGCAATACCCAGTGGCCACGCACATGCAACTCGCCGCTTTGCTCAAAATCCCAGGGCAATTCAGTGCCATCTTCAGCCAGCAATTTCATGTCCACGCCAAAAATGGTGCGCCCTTGCTTGGCGACAATCTCGTATTGCTCCTGTTTGGGCAAACTGCGCTCATCACCGCTCAGTTTGGAAACTGTACCCAAGGGCGACATTTCTGTGCTGCCCCAACCCTGCATCAGCTCCACACCCATTTCGTCAAATTCTTTGATCAAACTGACGGGCACGGCCGAGCCACCCACCAGCGAGCGTTTCAAGGTACTGAACGTCAGTCCGTTTTGCTTCATGTGATTGATCAAACCCAGCCAAATGGTCGGTACGCCCGCGGCCACGGTTACCTTCTCGCTTTCCAGCAAACTGTAAATAGAAGGGCCATCCAGTTGCGGACCAGGCATGACCAGTTTGCAGCCTGTCATCAACGCGGCATAGGGCAAGCCCCAAGCATTCACATGAAACATGGGCACAACGGGCAATAAAGTGTCCTTTCGGGTCAACGCAATTGCATCCGCGCAATTGGACATCATGGCGTGCAACATGGTGGACCGGTGCGAATACAGAATGCCTTTTGGGTTGCCCGTGGTGCCGGAGGTGTAACACAGGGTGCAAGCTGAATTTTCATCAAATTCAGGCCACACATAGTCATCGTTTTGCGCCTTGAGCAAGGTTTCGTAATTCAACAAACCGGCCACGGGCGGTTCTGCGGGCATTTTGTTTTCATCAATCAACAAAATCCAGTTTTTAACGCTGGGGCAATGCGGAGCGATCGCCTTGATCAGGGGCGCAAAGGTGAGGTCGAAAAAGATGGTGGAGTCTTGTGCGTGGTTGATAATGTAAATCAACTGCTGAGGCGTGTATCTGGGGTTCAAAGTGTGAGTAATCGCCCCCATGCCCGCCACGGCATAATAAACTTCGATGTGGCGATGACTGTTCCACGCAATCGTGGCAATGTTCTCGCCCTGCTGAATGTTCAAGGCATGCAATGCATTGGCAAGTTGCCTGGCACGTGCTGCCATGGCCTTGAAAGTGATTCGGTGCAAGTCACCTTCAACCCTGCGGCTCACTACTTCTTGCCAGCCGTAAAAACGTTCGGCGTGCACCAAAATTGAAGAAAGCAGCATCTCCTGCTTCATCATCAGACCTGGCTTCAACATTGTTTTCGTCTCCTCTGCGTTGTATTTTTTTAAAGTGTACCGCAGAGAACTGTAATCGTTATTCTATTTTTGGAAGTGCCTGCTTTGACCGGCCTTCCAGATGACCCAGATCACCAAAGCCTGCAAGGGCAAGCGCAAATACAGAAGAACCACGGGAATATCGGCAAATTGATCCGGGTGCATGGCCATGTGAATATTGGCGGGTAGCACAGCCACACAAAGCGCAATCAACCCATACGCAGCCCACTGGCGGGTGCGTTCAATCAGAATGCCAATGCCACCCAAAATTTCAAAGACACCACTAATTTTGACGAGAGCTTCCGGATTGGTGAAATACGGAGGCACGATACTGGAAAAGAAATCCAGCAGCACAAAATGCAGAATGCCTGCGCCGATAAAGAAAATGGCAACAACGACGACGGGTATTGAGAACATTTGTTTTTTTTAGAGCCTGAATAACAAAAAACCCTCGCCTTTTGAGCGAGGGTTTTTTTAATTTGGTGCGGCTGGCAGGATTCGAACCCACGACCCCTTGGTTCGTAGCCAAGTACTCTATCCAACTGAGCTACAGCCGCTGTGAAGAAGCGAGATTATGCCCCAAACAATACCGTTGTGCAAGGGCATGCCTGCTCTTTTTAAAAAAAACTTTAACAATCTGCGCGCAGGCTGTATTGGGCCACCAGCCTGCGGAACTCGTCCTCCTGACGGTCCAGTTCCTCATCGCTATAACGCAACTCGTTTTGCAACACAAACCGCACCTCATTCATACAGGCCAGGGCAGCCTGGCTGTCCAGAAAAAGCGCCCTGCTTCGGCGAGCCAATACATCTTCAATGGTCACTGCCATTTCTTCCAGCACAGCCTGCGCAATCTCCGCTTCATTCAAATCAAGATTTTCATGAATTGCAGAACCGGGCTTTCGCATGGGAAGGTCGTCTTCAAGACGCAAGTAGCGGGTACGGGTTGGCTTGTTAACCCAGCCCTGTTGTTCACACACCAAATCAACCACCTCCTCCGCCATACTGCGATAAGTGGTCCATTTGCCACCAGTGATCGTCACCAATCCGCTAGGCGCGGTAATCACTGTGTGCTCACGAGAAATACTCTTGGTATTTTGCTTCTCGCCCCCCGCACTCACCAATGGTCGTAACCCAACAAACACACTGCGAACATCGGCGCGCGTGGGCGCGTTGGCCAGGTATTGGCCCGCCGTTTTCAAAATAAAATCGACTTCCTCGGGCAAGGCATCGGGTTCCCAAGGTGAGTCCTTACGGGGCGTGTCTGTGGTGCCAATCAAGGTTTTTCCCAACCAGGGCACCACAAACAACACACGGCCATCGCTGGTTTTGGGCACCAGCAAGGCTTCCTTGGCTGGGTAAAAGTGCTGGTCAACCACCACATGAACGCCTTGGCTGGGGCTCAACATGGGTTTTGAATCTGGCAAGTCCAATCTACGAACATCGTCCACCCACACACCAGTGGCATTGATTACTGCTTTGGCTTTAAAAGTAAAAGACTCGCCGCTGAATTCATCGCGGGCTTGCACACCATTAACTTTCTCAGCAGTTTTCACAAAGCCAGTGACTGGCATGTAGTTAATCGCGAGGCCACCCAGTTTGTGCAGGGTTTTCATTAAGGCAATCGCCAGGCGAGCATCGTCAAATTGCGCATCAAAATAGCGCACTCCCCCATGCAATTTCTGCTGGGAAATAGTGGGTACTGCACGCAATACCTCATTTTTCTTCATCATGGTGGTGGGGCCAACACCCAGTTTACCCGCCAGCATGTCGTACATTTTCAGGCCGATCCAGTAAAAGAATTTCTGGAATACATTGCGCACTGGAATGACAAAAGCCAGGGGCTTGACCAGGTTGGGTGCATTCACCAACATACGGCCACGTTCTTCAAGGGCCTCTTTCACCAAACTGAAATTGCCCTGCGCCAGGTAACGCACGCCGCCATGGGCCAACTTGGTGGCTCTTGAGCTGGTGCCCTTGGCAAAATCGTGCCCTTCGAGCAATAGCACCTTCAGGCCACGGCTGGCCGCATCCACTGCGCTGCCCAAGCCTGTAGCACCACCGCCAATTACAATCACGTCCCATTCATACTGCGCTTGTGCCTTGAGTTTCAGTGTTTCAAGGTGCTTTTTACGACTAAGCATCTGCCCATCCTTTGGAACGTTCTACCGCGCGGTGCCAGCGATCAAGCAGTGCACCGCGTTCATCAATACTCATCTTGGGTTCAAACCGTGCATCTACCCGCCAGTTGGCCAACAAGCTTTCCTCCGTGTCAAAAACACCCACGGCAAGGCCTGCCAAATAGGCAGCGCCCAAAGCAGTGGTTTCGGTTACTGTGGGGCGCACCACCGGTGCACCCAACAAATCAGCCTGAATTTGCATCAATAAATTGTTGTTCGATGCACCACCATCTACGCGCAGTTCACTGAGCGGTTTTGCGCCATCGCGCTGCATGGCCTGAACCAAATCCACCGTTTGCAGGGCAATGCTTTCAAGTGCCGCGCGTGCAATGTGCGCTTTGGTGGTGCCCCTTGTCATGCCCACCAAAGTGCCTCGAGCATAGGGGTCCCAGTGGGGCGCGCCCAGGCCTGCAAATGCCGGTACCATGCACACGCCATCTGTGCTTGGCACACTGGCGGCCAGCGCCTGAACATCGGCCGATTTTTCAATAATGCCCAAACCATCGCGCAGCCACTGCACCACCGCACCACCCATGAATACACTGCCTTCAAGCATGTAACTGGTTCGGCCATTCACCTGCCAACCCACCGTGGTCAGCAGGCGGTTGTGGCTTTCAACCACTTCAGTGCCGGTGTTCATCAACATAAAGCAACCAGTGCCATATGTATTTTTGGCTTCACCAGGTTTGAATGCCGTTTGCCCAAACGTGGCTGCCTGCTGATCACCGGCAACACCTGCGATTGGAATGGCTGCGCCCAACACTGCGGGATCACACCGCGCGATTTCACCGCTTGATTCACATACCTGTGGCAACATGCTCGGCGGTATGTCAAACAACTGAAGCAACTCAGAATCCCACTTCAGTGTTTTGATGTTCAACAACATGCTGCGTGAAGCATTGCTGACATCGCTTGCATGAACCGCAGCACCTGTCAGGTTCCACATCAGCCAACTGTCCACAGTTCCAAAGGCCAGTTCGCCGGCTTCAGCTTGCGCACGGGCGCCCGGCACATTGTTCAAGATCCAGTTCACTTTCGTGGCTGAAAAATAAGAATCCAGCTCCAGCCCGGTACTGCGGCGAATCAGGGCAGCCTTGCCCTGCTCACGCAACTTGTCGCAATATGCAGCCGTGCGGCGGTCTTGCCACACAATGGCGTTGTACACGGGTTTGCCGGTTTTTCGATTCCACACCACGGTGGTCTCGCGTTGGTTGGTAATGCCAATGCCAGCAATGTCCGAGGGTTTAAGCCCGGCTTTTTCAATCGCGCCCCGGGCACAAGCCAACTGCGTGTTCCAAATGTCTTCGGGGCGGTGCTCGACCCAACCAGCCCTTGGAAAAATTTGCTCAAACTCTTGCTGGGAACTGGCCACCACTTGCGCCTGCGCATTGAACACAATAGCGCGCGAACTGGTTGTGCCTTGGTCCAGTGCCAAGATAAAACCCATGCGGTCGTCTCCTTTCTTGTTGTTACTTTCTTTGCCCGGTGCTGTTCCAGTTGCCCACGTGTTTGTTCAAAAAAGCCTGCATACCCTCGGCCTCGAACCGGCTCACACTCCACAACTCATCAGTCAATACATCCCGGTTCAACCAAATGTAGGTCTCGGCTTTCAAGGTTTCGCCACTGGTGTTCAGCACAACCTCAATTTCGCGGCGCTCATATTCAGGCCCCTCGAAGGCATCAAGATTCTTGACATCCTCTGGCAACACATTCAGCCACACCAAACCCTGCACTTGCGCGCTCGGGTTTGGCACCATGGCCGGGTAAGTTTCACCAGGCACAGCATGGCGTTGATGCCCTTTGGCAATGGCATTCAAACAGGGATAAACACCCTGCACCACTTGCCCCCAAACTGGCAAATACATCAGTGATCCGTACACAAAAACATGCTTGCCGTCTTGCTCAAATTCCGAGCCCATGCGATGTTACCTTTTCAGATGAAAAACAATTAGAAAATGCCTGCAAGGAGACGATGTGAAAACAACAACTGATTTGTTCAATTTACAAGATAAGGTGGCTTTGGTCACGGGCGCGACCCGCGGAATTGGCCTGGCCTGTGCGGAATTACTGGCAGCCAAGGGGGCTACGGTGATTATTTCAAGCAGAAAACAGGAGGCTTGCGAACAAATTGCTGCGCAATTTCAAGCAGATGGCCTGAAAGCTGTGCCCATGGCCTGCCATTTGGGCGAGATGGACCAGATTGAGGCGCTGTACCAACAAATTGAAGCAAAATTCGGGAAGCTGGATATTTTGGTGAACAACGGGGCGACCAACCCACACTTCGGGCCAATTTACGACACTGACCTGGCTGCCTTTCAAAAAACCTGCGATGTGAACATTCGTGGTTACTTTTACATGAGCAGCCACGGCTGCAAACTAATGGGCAAGAATGGCGGCGGAAGCATTATTAATGTGGCTTCGGTCAATGGCGTTATTCCCGGCCTCTACCAAGGTATTTATTCGATTACAAAAGCCGCAGTCATTTCAATGACCAAAGCTTTTGCCAAAGAATGTGCGCCCATGAAGGTGCGTGTGAATGCGCTGCTGCCCGGTGCAACCGACACCAAATTTGCATCGGCCTTGGTGCACAACGATGCCATTCGCAGCGCGCTGCTGCAACATGTACCCATGAACCGGGTTGCACAGCCCAGCGAAATGGCGGGTACTGTGCTATATCTAGCCTCCGAGGCTTCAAGTTACACCACCGGTGCCTGCATCAATGTGGATGGCGGTTACCTGGTGGTGTAAACATGACTTGGCTTACTTAATCTGTATGCCTTTGTAATCTTCAGCGTTCAGCGTGCGCCCCATTTGTTGCCAAAGAATGTGGCGCATGCGCTTGAACGGCACCAGGCGCGAGCCCAACCACACACGCGCAGCATTGTTGCCATACACAATACGCGGCTCGTTTTTCTTGATGCATTTCAACACATACTCGCAAATTTCATCAGGCGGCGTGGTCAGGAATTTTTTGGCAAATTTTTCGTGCTCCGGCTTGCTGGCAATATTGGTGTTGATGCCACCTGGGTGCACCAAATGCACCTGCACCTTGCTGTTTGAAAGCTCAACCATCAGCGATTCTGTAAACCCACGCACTGCAAATTTGCTGGCGCAGTAATCTGAATTGCTCGGTGTGCCCACCAAACCAAAAATACTCGACACATTCACGACAGCGCCCTCGCCGTTGGCCAATAGTTGCGGCAAGAATGCGCGCGTGCCATGCACCACACCCCAGAAATTAATGCCCATGACGCGCTCATAGCTGTCGTCACTCAAGGCCCACACTGGGCGACCTTCTCCGCTAACACCCGCGTTGTTTATAATCACATGTGCATTGCCCAGCGCTGCTTTCACTGCTTGGGCAAATGCATACACCCCCGCCTTGTTCGACACATCAAGCTTCTCGGCATACACCTGCACATTGGCCGCTTGCATTACCAGTTTCTCGGTTTCTTTCAAACCTTTTTCATCGTAATCACACAGAGCAACTTTACTGCCAAGTTTCGCAAACATCAGCGCGTACGAACGCCCCATACCTGAACCTGCACCGGTAATCACCACCACTTTGTCTTTGAAATTCTTCATGCTGCAGCTCCTTCTGTAAGCAATGCAGATTCATCGGAGTGTAAGGGCTGCTGCTGTGCCAAAGGTGCCTGCAACACATGGTCATTC
Coding sequences within:
- a CDS encoding DUF1223 domain-containing protein, with protein sequence MTNCLNFMAGTGALALLGLGSAPVWGQQGTCKWTSPAERMIVAELYTSEGCSSCPPADRWLSSQLTTPERSSSILALSFHVDYWNYIGWEDPYSKKQFTERQYAHKRAGNVSQIYTPQYVFSNREVRRWGQAGLIPQRLSAMQQDKAPVGLQVSLERKAANQVEIQVKTEWLDERYSGGRVFVAFYEDNLSQQVKAGENRGELLKHDRVVRHLSDAKKVSPGSRIQVFRHTLPADWNQSNVGLGVIVENNESNTVLQALNAPKALSQCS
- the msrB gene encoding peptide-methionine (R)-S-oxide reductase MsrB — protein: MQRRTVIAGLAAIGAGLFFTKPMSSVASMNKLNKSEAEWLKIIKKDQYNVLFKEATERPFSSPLNDEKRKGTYVCAACNLPLFPSQFKYDSGTGWPSFYDANKGALNTKTDYKLILPRTEYHCSNCGGHQGHVFDDGPAPTGKRYCNNGLALAFVPEGQTLPTVRKA
- the msrA gene encoding peptide-methionine (S)-S-oxide reductase MsrA, with the translated sequence MTYMKLKTTLTVALGLLAATGAQAETKTAVFGGGCFWCTEADFDKVPGVLKTISGYAGGQYKDPDYKVVSAGRTDHTEVVEVTYDDTKVSYSQLVEYFWKTIDPTVKNRQFCDGGTQYRSGFYYLNEEQKKIAEASKAKLQAAGKFKTIYTEVAPVVKFYPAEEYHQDYYIKNPIRYGYYRNGCGRDKRLEELWGPKASR
- a CDS encoding ATP-binding protein, which codes for MKRIRLLPSSLIGRVFLLYTVALLLFVTISFVAFSRFQYHSTLEEAQDSANMMIEVVAQTVSDSAVIGDYDTIQRTLNKAITGSRFASAKFIDLTGGIIRSENSAILKSTAPAWLRDKVAEQLYDVNRAINAGGYDYGVLRFTFAVDAIAEGFWGLIRVAMLSAVGGLIGGMLIIWFPLKRWLGALERVETFDVVPSSDIGDDSELLIENLPTEFRPAFEKLKRTTEHLDGESKAKEVAESANRAKSEFLANMSHEIRTPLNGIIGMTELALETKLTKVQREFLQVANDSANTLLLIVNEILDFSKIEAGMMTIDTVVFDPKRIFEQALGPMIPRAKSKCLELQCTFSEGFPKEFAGDPVRLLQIINNMVGNAIKFTERGGVYIQVQAGKDMHGAQLLKCSIRDTGIGVPFEKVSAIFKPFEQADSSITRNFGGTGLGLTITRRLVELMRGEVWLESQVGVGSTFHFSLPEMR
- a CDS encoding phosphate/phosphite/phosphonate ABC transporter substrate-binding protein; this translates as MLRLLISLCLLMTSLQAQAQQPVYRFSPVNQWDIPKTAAYWNPIIQYVSQQSGVQLELKIGRTSADTTAYVLAQEVEFVFSNHLFSPERDKLGWKVFGRRTGPALQGQIAVLDNSPIRTLEELSKQDMVFAGPEAFIGYRVPQAELMNRGIEVNAVFAGNQNAAFAQLLAGKAKAVGSNSALIDGFTEKQGTKFRVLWTSESYLDLALMASGKVSTKDVRAVTNAFINMHKSKAGALILKQASESVGMDPNSHFLPAYDKDYESYRRFYATAPMAVR
- a CDS encoding 3-(methylthio)propionyl-CoA ligase, whose product is MLKPGLMMKQEMLLSSILVHAERFYGWQEVVSRRVEGDLHRITFKAMAARARQLANALHALNIQQGENIATIAWNSHRHIEVYYAVAGMGAITHTLNPRYTPQQLIYIINHAQDSTIFFDLTFAPLIKAIAPHCPSVKNWILLIDENKMPAEPPVAGLLNYETLLKAQNDDYVWPEFDENSACTLCYTSGTTGNPKGILYSHRSTMLHAMMSNCADAIALTRKDTLLPVVPMFHVNAWGLPYAALMTGCKLVMPGPQLDGPSIYSLLESEKVTVAAGVPTIWLGLINHMKQNGLTFSTLKRSLVGGSAVPVSLIKEFDEMGVELMQGWGSTEMSPLGTVSKLSGDERSLPKQEQYEIVAKQGRTIFGVDMKLLAEDGTELPWDFEQSGELHVRGHWVLHEYYGGDGAKAFSHDATGKRWFATGDVARMAPDGLMQITDRTKDVIKSGGEWISSIDLENIAMSHPAVLQSAVIAIPHEKWNERPLLIVVKRPGAEVSKQDILNFYEGRITKMHIPDDVEFVDAMPIGATGKVQKSELREKFKGLRFV
- a CDS encoding DoxX family protein, translating into MFSIPVVVVAIFFIGAGILHFVLLDFFSSIVPPYFTNPEALVKISGVFEILGGIGILIERTRQWAAYGLIALCVAVLPANIHMAMHPDQFADIPVVLLYLRLPLQALVIWVIWKAGQSRHFQK
- a CDS encoding glycerol-3-phosphate dehydrogenase/oxidase, whose amino-acid sequence is MLSRKKHLETLKLKAQAQYEWDVIVIGGGATGLGSAVDAASRGLKVLLLEGHDFAKGTSSRATKLAHGGVRYLAQGNFSLVKEALEERGRMLVNAPNLVKPLAFVIPVRNVFQKFFYWIGLKMYDMLAGKLGVGPTTMMKKNEVLRAVPTISQQKLHGGVRYFDAQFDDARLAIALMKTLHKLGGLAINYMPVTGFVKTAEKVNGVQARDEFSGESFTFKAKAVINATGVWVDDVRRLDLPDSKPMLSPSQGVHVVVDQHFYPAKEALLVPKTSDGRVLFVVPWLGKTLIGTTDTPRKDSPWEPDALPEEVDFILKTAGQYLANAPTRADVRSVFVGLRPLVSAGGEKQNTKSISREHTVITAPSGLVTITGGKWTTYRSMAEEVVDLVCEQQGWVNKPTRTRYLRLEDDLPMRKPGSAIHENLDLNEAEIAQAVLEEMAVTIEDVLARRSRALFLDSQAALACMNEVRFVLQNELRYSDEELDRQEDEFRRLVAQYSLRADC
- the glpK gene encoding glycerol kinase GlpK, with translation MGFILALDQGTTSSRAIVFNAQAQVVASSQQEFEQIFPRAGWVEHRPEDIWNTQLACARGAIEKAGLKPSDIAGIGITNQRETTVVWNRKTGKPVYNAIVWQDRRTAAYCDKLREQGKAALIRRSTGLELDSYFSATKVNWILNNVPGARAQAEAGELAFGTVDSWLMWNLTGAAVHASDVSNASRSMLLNIKTLKWDSELLQLFDIPPSMLPQVCESSGEIARCDPAVLGAAIPIAGVAGDQQAATFGQTAFKPGEAKNTYGTGCFMLMNTGTEVVESHNRLLTTVGWQVNGRTSYMLEGSVFMGGAVVQWLRDGLGIIEKSADVQALAASVPSTDGVCMVPAFAGLGAPHWDPYARGTLVGMTRGTTKAHIARAALESIALQTVDLVQAMQRDGAKPLSELRVDGGASNNNLLMQIQADLLGAPVVRPTVTETTALGAAYLAGLAVGVFDTEESLLANWRVDARFEPKMSIDERGALLDRWHRAVERSKGWADA
- a CDS encoding gamma-glutamylcyclotransferase family protein, with protein sequence MGSEFEQDGKHVFVYGSLMYLPVWGQVVQGVYPCLNAIAKGHQRHAVPGETYPAMVPNPSAQVQGLVWLNVLPEDVKNLDAFEGPEYERREIEVVLNTSGETLKAETYIWLNRDVLTDELWSVSRFEAEGMQAFLNKHVGNWNSTGQRK
- a CDS encoding SDR family oxidoreductase, encoding MKTTTDLFNLQDKVALVTGATRGIGLACAELLAAKGATVIISSRKQEACEQIAAQFQADGLKAVPMACHLGEMDQIEALYQQIEAKFGKLDILVNNGATNPHFGPIYDTDLAAFQKTCDVNIRGYFYMSSHGCKLMGKNGGGSIINVASVNGVIPGLYQGIYSITKAAVISMTKAFAKECAPMKVRVNALLPGATDTKFASALVHNDAIRSALLQHVPMNRVAQPSEMAGTVLYLASEASSYTTGACINVDGGYLVV